A single window of Pseudanabaenaceae cyanobacterium SKYG29 DNA harbors:
- a CDS encoding CTP synthase, with protein MTKYVFVTGGVVSSIGKGIIAASLGRLLKSRGYTIAILKLDPYINVDPGTMSPFQHGEVFVTEDGGETDLDLGHYERFTDTNMSKLSSVTTGSIYQAVINKERKGDYQGSTVQVIPHITNEIKERILRVARNSNPDVLITEVGGTVGDIESLPFLEALRQFRKDVGRHNTAYMHVTLVPWISAAGEMKTKPTQHSVKELRSVGIQPDILVCRSERPLPQGIREKLSEFCDVPPECVIPAPDAKTIYEVPLIMEREGLANRVLELLQLEQRTPDLANWQTLVSRIVNPQYQVKVAIVGKYVRLNDAYLSVIEALRHAAVALNSAVEIVWVNAEDIEKDGPDRFLHSVQGIVVPGGFGPRGVEGKIKAVGYAREQGIPFLGLCLGMQCAVIDWAREIARLPANSAEFDPHTPNPVIHLLPEQQDVVDLGGTMRLGVYPTKIMPNTLAYALYQEPIIYERHRHRYEFNNAYRDRFLADGYKISGVSPDGRLVEIIEFPEHPYFIACQFHPEFRSRPSQPHPLFQGLISKILQA; from the coding sequence ATGACCAAGTATGTATTTGTCACAGGGGGGGTAGTCTCCAGTATTGGTAAGGGGATTATTGCTGCTAGTCTCGGTCGCCTGTTGAAATCGCGGGGCTACACGATCGCTATCCTCAAACTTGACCCCTACATCAATGTGGACCCTGGCACCATGAGTCCCTTCCAGCACGGGGAAGTATTTGTTACAGAGGACGGGGGGGAGACGGATTTAGACCTCGGTCACTACGAGCGCTTTACGGATACCAACATGTCCAAACTCTCCAGTGTGACGACGGGGAGCATTTACCAGGCAGTTATCAACAAGGAGCGCAAAGGAGACTATCAAGGCAGCACGGTGCAAGTGATTCCCCACATCACCAACGAGATCAAGGAACGCATCCTCAGAGTTGCCCGCAATAGTAACCCCGATGTCCTAATTACCGAGGTGGGGGGCACAGTAGGGGATATTGAATCTCTGCCCTTTTTGGAAGCCCTGCGCCAGTTCCGTAAAGACGTAGGACGGCATAACACTGCCTATATGCACGTGACCCTGGTACCCTGGATTAGTGCGGCGGGAGAAATGAAAACTAAACCCACCCAGCACTCCGTTAAGGAACTGCGGTCGGTGGGTATTCAACCTGATATTTTGGTCTGTCGCAGTGAACGCCCCTTACCCCAGGGAATTCGGGAAAAGCTGTCGGAGTTTTGTGATGTACCCCCTGAATGTGTGATTCCTGCCCCCGATGCCAAAACCATCTACGAAGTGCCTCTCATTATGGAGCGAGAGGGCTTAGCTAATCGCGTCCTGGAATTATTGCAACTGGAGCAACGGACACCTGATCTGGCTAACTGGCAAACTCTGGTTAGTCGCATCGTCAACCCGCAATATCAAGTCAAAGTAGCGATCGTGGGCAAATATGTCCGCTTGAATGATGCCTATCTATCGGTGATAGAAGCCTTGCGCCATGCCGCCGTTGCCCTTAACAGTGCTGTGGAAATTGTCTGGGTGAATGCAGAGGACATAGAAAAGGATGGACCCGATCGGTTTCTCCACAGTGTGCAGGGAATTGTTGTACCGGGGGGGTTTGGTCCGAGGGGCGTAGAAGGCAAGATTAAGGCGGTGGGTTACGCCAGGGAGCAGGGAATACCATTTCTGGGGCTGTGTCTGGGCATGCAGTGTGCTGTAATTGACTGGGCAAGAGAAATTGCCCGCCTACCAGCTAATAGTGCGGAATTTGACCCCCATACCCCCAATCCCGTCATTCATCTCTTGCCAGAACAGCAGGATGTAGTGGATTTAGGGGGAACGATGCGCCTAGGGGTTTATCCCACCAAGATTATGCCCAATACTCTCGCCTATGCTCTCTACCAGGAACCAATCATCTACGAACGCCACCGCCACCGCTATGAGTTCAACAATGCCTACCGCGATAGGTTTTTAGCCGATGGTTACAAAATCAGCGGGGTCTCCCCCGATGGGCGCCTAGTAGAGATTATTGAATTCCCCGAACACCCCTACTTTATCGCCTGTCAGTTCCATCCCGAATTCCGTTCCCGTCCCTCCCAGCCCCATCCCCTATTTCAAGGACTGATTAGTAAAATCCTTCAAGCGTGA
- a CDS encoding sugar transferase — MQLGVDQVDIYKDYGKRIFDILFSLSVLLLLFPVYILIGLLIYLNSPGPIVYRQKRVGKNGKLFTCMKFRTMVVGADKMLEQLLDACPHCRAEFEENFKLKDDPRITPIGRWLRWTSLDEFPQFWNVLMGDMSVVGPRPLVPEELVKYGDAIDVVLSIRPGITGLWQVSGRNNIPYPKRVQIDLQYVRRHNFWLDIWIILKTIGIVIFPKGNGAY; from the coding sequence CTGCAACTAGGGGTCGACCAAGTAGATATTTACAAAGATTATGGTAAACGCATTTTTGATATTTTATTTTCGTTGTCAGTTTTGCTATTACTTTTTCCAGTTTATATCCTGATTGGGCTGTTAATTTATCTGAATTCGCCAGGTCCGATCGTCTATAGGCAGAAGCGGGTGGGCAAAAACGGCAAACTGTTTACCTGTATGAAGTTTCGCACGATGGTGGTGGGAGCAGATAAGATGCTAGAACAGTTACTCGATGCCTGTCCCCATTGCCGCGCCGAGTTTGAGGAAAACTTTAAGCTCAAGGATGACCCTAGAATTACTCCTATTGGGCGGTGGTTGCGCTGGACGAGTCTGGATGAATTTCCCCAGTTTTGGAACGTCCTTATGGGCGATATGAGCGTCGTGGGTCCCCGTCCCTTGGTACCAGAGGAATTGGTTAAATATGGAGATGCCATCGATGTGGTGCTGTCAATTCGTCCAGGGATTACGGGACTGTGGCAAGTCTCAGGGCGAAATAATATTCCCTACCCCAAACGGGTGCAAATAGATTTACAATACGTCCGCCGTCATAACTTTTGGTTGGACATTTGGATTATTTTGAAGACCATAGGTATTGTGATCTTCCCCAAGGGCAACGGTGCATACTAA
- a CDS encoding DUF948 domain-containing protein → MTEPIFWLALSFFLVAISLTILLMAAIPTFQEISRASRSVQRLADLLVQELPPALESIRMAGIEVSELTEELHHSAKGASAAVQQVSEGAKQTAQTARSALVAIKAGWQAFIKPRRKTSRLKDFTNQSLK, encoded by the coding sequence ATGACGGAGCCAATATTTTGGTTAGCCCTTTCATTTTTCTTGGTGGCGATTTCCCTGACTATCCTGTTAATGGCAGCCATTCCCACATTCCAAGAAATTAGTCGCGCCAGTCGCAGTGTCCAAAGATTAGCTGATTTGCTAGTGCAGGAACTGCCCCCCGCCTTGGAGTCAATCAGGATGGCGGGTATAGAGGTATCGGAGCTAACAGAGGAACTCCACCATAGCGCCAAAGGGGCATCAGCCGCTGTCCAACAGGTGAGTGAGGGGGCAAAACAGACCGCCCAAACTGCCCGATCGGCACTGGTGGCTATCAAAGCTGGCTGGCAGGCATTTATTAAACCCAGACGCAAGACCTCACGCTTGAAGGATTTTACTAATCAGTCCTTGAAATAG
- the holA gene encoding DNA polymerase III subunit delta: protein MPTHFYWGNDEYAIAWAVDRLRQQVVDRAWQDFNFTKISASADSQIIEGLTLAITTPFGNGGRLTWLSDCPIGKKCAEEVLTYLERCLANLPPESHLVFSHADKPDSRCRAVKLLQQYGDIKEFSLLAPWQEEAIIKLVADVAKGYEIGLPAETIEFLAEAIGNDTRRLHQEMQKIKLWMGDSPKPPSIEELQQLVTASGHNTLQLGQAIRQGNTDRSFLLLQELLANNEPPLRIIATLVGQFRTWLQVRAMVEAGEKDEKKIAELAELGNPKRVYFLKKEVQSLSSHQLFTSLQILLEAEVALKTGATEILTLQTTIMRLCQTLTAGTERQGTNTRG, encoded by the coding sequence ATGCCTACGCATTTTTACTGGGGAAATGACGAATATGCAATTGCCTGGGCAGTCGATCGTCTGCGGCAGCAGGTTGTAGATAGGGCATGGCAGGACTTCAACTTCACAAAAATTTCCGCTTCGGCTGATAGTCAGATTATAGAGGGGCTGACCTTGGCAATCACTACACCTTTCGGCAATGGTGGACGCTTAACTTGGCTGTCTGACTGCCCGATCGGGAAAAAGTGTGCGGAAGAAGTGTTGACTTACCTGGAGCGTTGTCTAGCTAATTTGCCCCCAGAATCTCATCTAGTATTTAGTCATGCCGACAAACCTGACAGTCGTTGCCGAGCAGTAAAATTGCTGCAACAATACGGCGACATCAAGGAGTTTTCCCTCCTAGCCCCCTGGCAGGAAGAAGCAATTATTAAACTAGTGGCAGATGTAGCTAAGGGCTATGAGATAGGTTTACCAGCAGAAACGATCGAGTTTTTAGCAGAAGCCATCGGCAATGATACAAGGCGTTTACATCAAGAGATGCAGAAAATAAAGTTATGGATGGGAGACAGCCCTAAACCCCCTTCTATAGAAGAACTACAGCAATTAGTCACAGCTAGTGGACACAATACCTTACAGCTAGGGCAGGCAATTCGCCAGGGCAATACCGATCGGTCTTTCCTGTTATTACAAGAACTTTTAGCTAATAATGAACCCCCTTTAAGAATCATCGCCACCTTGGTAGGGCAATTTCGTACCTGGTTGCAGGTTAGGGCAATGGTAGAAGCAGGAGAAAAAGATGAGAAAAAGATAGCTGAACTAGCAGAGTTAGGGAATCCCAAGCGGGTTTACTTCTTGAAAAAAGAAGTACAGTCTTTGTCCTCCCACCAGTTATTCACTAGTTTGCAAATTTTGTTAGAAGCAGAGGTAGCCCTAAAAACAGGAGCAACAGAAATACTCACACTGCAGACAACTATAATGCGCCTCTGTCAAACCTTAACGGCGGGGACGGAGAGGCAGGGCACCAATACCAGGGGGTAG